The Rhodamnia argentea isolate NSW1041297 chromosome 7, ASM2092103v1, whole genome shotgun sequence genome contains the following window.
CTTGGAAGTAGCTATTTGGTCAGAAAtcaattacaaatatatttatgCATCCGAAGAGCATGCTTTTATTATGCACCTTAAAATAGCTTTGCACATGCTTTTGTCATGAAATAAAGCGCAGGTTGATTGAGCTAATTAGAATTCACGGATTACGATTATTTTCGATGATCTATCCAAAAGGTTAATACATTGTAAACGAGACATCGCTAAATTGTCTTTTCCTAGTTAGCTTACATCTATCTTGCATCGATGTATATTCATTTTAGATAATGACACCTCAGTCATGGCCTAGAACACCCTAAATAGCTCCTCTTGTAAAGGTAAGCTTGGTTTATTAATGCTGCATAGTCTTGAGGAATCATAGATGCGTTACCACTGCTGTCCTCCCTGTAGTTCTACATTCTCCAAAATGCAGACTATCTTATTGACTTGGAAGTTGGAAGATCAAGTTAGTCGTTAAGAAAATGCCATgaaattcttattctttttcctttgcctaTAGACTAGAACATTACATAGATTGTTAAGTCCATCAATTACTTATATTTGCTACCTttattccttttaatttttcttggttGAAGAATAATGGGCACGCCAAATGAGGATTCATGGCCCGGAGTGACTTCTTTGCCTGATTTTAGATCAACCTTCCCTAAGTGGGCTCCACAGGTAGCTGGTCTTCTCAGCTGTTTTCAGAGGAGATTAAGAACTATCCATGGTTGTTTGAAAAAGAAACATCATGCTCTTTATCTTGCAGGACCTAAAAACTGTTACGCCGAATCTTGATCCAGCCGGAGTCGATATTCTTTCTGTAAGTTGACAAAATTCATGCATGTGTTCCGGAGGTTTTTAATGATCCCGCCAGGAATAGGAAGGAAAGCAGTTCTTTAGTATTTAATCTCCATTAGGCAGATAGCACACTTGAATGATCAAATTTACAAGTTTTTCACTCAGAGGAAATCGAGTTGCTAGAAATCTACctttgtagaaaaaaaaatgataggtAAGCCAGAAGGGACTTCAACTGTAACATGGTTAAATGCCGGATAAGTGCAGAAACAGGACTCAATTGGGTCTTTCTTAAAACCTCAACTtaccaattgaaaataaatctTGAATCCCCAATTCACCGATGACCAAAACGTCGAGTCCTGTTTCTGCACTTATCCAGTTAAATGGCTAATGCTTTAGGCTCTTTCACAATGGACAAAACCCAGCGTTTGCAAAGATCGGTTAAAAAATTCCTCATGCATGTCTGACTGCGTTCCTTGATAGGCACAGTGGTCTTTACACTGTTGATCTTATTTTATGTTTTGCTATTTTTATATCAGTGGACCTGTAAAAAATGGTAATGGACCCATCCTCTACTGAAAATCGTAGACGTGGTTGGCGATCATGTCTCCTTTGTTGCCCTGAACCAATGGAACGAAATGTATGAAGTGATATTAAATTGCTAATTCAGCATTCTTATTACTGATGCAACTGCTGGATTCCAGAAAATGCTCTGCATGGATCCTAGAAGAAGAATAACTGCCAAGGTTGCTCTTGAGCACGAATACTTCAAGGACGTCGGCGTCATACCGTGAAAATCGTTGCTTTACTCACTAGGTGAGGCGTGTCTATATGGAGTTTGTAGCATATTAATGGGTTTTGATGGTGTGAAATGTGAATCTTTGCAATTCTTAACCGCAATTTCTTACTTGAGTCAAATACTGAGTCCTGTTGCACTTGGATTTGGATGTCTTAGCGAGCAAGTTCATCTCGTATCTCTTTGTGTCCAACTTACCTCATGGACTCCTTTCGTTTCTTTTTATTGCCCTTCTTTTATTTGAGTTTTCCattatgaaaaggaaaaatgcaaaTTCATTTTCGTCTATTCTTTCACGGATTCCGCTAGCATGACAGTGTGGGTGGAATGCCTTCAGAGGTGGGTTTCACCATGATTGCTATACATTTTCTGCCATTCATAATACTTGGCGGTTGAGATTacaatgttgacttttcaaattccttctttcACGTTGTGTGATTTGCAGCAGAGCTTCTGAAGGAAAACATAAAGCCTGCTTATTACCAACAGTTAAAAAACGAAATTCAAGGTAATGCATGCCTTAACATTTTTTcttcggataaaaaaaaatgatagtgtTCTTGAAAGAACCAATGGAGTAGAAGCCAATTAGAGATCGGCGACTTCTTGTCGTTATATCAGTATGTCATAGGGTATTAAATCAGCCCAGACGAAGTCCTCATATCAGTACGTCATACAGTATTAAAGGGGGAATGCTGTATGTCCAGAAGAAGTCGTCATGTACGTACGTCGCCCCAGACGAAGTCCACAGCTAACGCAtgtcatgacttttttttttcttggtcgagAACGCGTATCATGACCAAGACCCAGCAAGACCCAGCAAAACCCAGCCATAGCAGGTCGACGTTGACCTCTCTGCCTTGATCATATTACCCTCCCACTCTCCTTCTGGGATCCATTAGAACCACTTTTCATCTGCGAGAGAAATGACTCAGCTCACCTATGACTCGCACACCCACCACCCTAGCCACCCTCACCGCCTTGAGCTCTCTTACCTGAACTCGCCGATGCATGCCACCGCCGCCCTCTACCTGCTGTGCTGGGGTTGCAATTGCCAAGCCTCGGGACACACCTACTTATGCAAGCCTTGCAACTTCGCTCTCCATGCACCATGCGCCCATATGCCACCACTCATCACCCATCCAGGCCATGAAAAGCACCCTCTCAAGCTCCTCACGACCCCCGCTTATCCCTCCGGCCGGTTCATCTGCAATGGGTGCCGCCAACAAGGTAGTGGCTTCGGCTACCACTGTGCTGAGTGCAGGTTCGATCTCCACATAGTCTGCGCATCAAAGCCCTTGCGAATCCACGATCAGTCTCACCGTCACGAGCACCATCTTGCTTTTAACTGTCCGTACGAGACAGGAGGGTTTCGCTGCAACGTTTGTGGTGCCCCGGGGGGTAATCACTGGCTGTATCGCTGCAGTTCCTGTAATTTTGACGTGCATTTAGAATGTGCCGTCGTGGCTACGGCTAGGCCGGCTCAGGTGGTACCGCCAGCACCTCAACAGGCATCATACGCGGTGGCCAGATGGCCGGCTTACATTTCTTCGGGATTGAACCATCAGTACCAATATCAAACTCACACGTTTTTAGGGCAAAGC
Protein-coding sequences here:
- the LOC115734738 gene encoding uncharacterized protein LOC115734738 isoform X1, with translation MTQLTYDSHTHHPSHPHRLKLLTTPAYPSGRFICNGCRQQGSGFGYHCAECRFDLHIVCASKPLRIHDQSHRHEHHLAFNCPYETGGFRCNVCGAPGGNHWLYRCSSCNFDVHLECAVVATARPAQVVPPAPQQASYAVARWPAYISSGLNHQYQYQTHTFLGQSNMQGVIHNPNGMNIWSSQHQAQPAMRPSAIGFGAFTVAAAAEQGLVEGIAQQVGQSVANCVMDSSGGGGGGGGGSIFDVSSFLDFS
- the LOC115734738 gene encoding uncharacterized protein LOC115734738 isoform X2; the encoded protein is MLTYDSHTHHPSHPHRLKLLTTPAYPSGRFICNGCRQQGSGFGYHCAECRFDLHIVCASKPLRIHDQSHRHEHHLAFNCPYETGGFRCNVCGAPGGNHWLYRCSSCNFDVHLECAVVATARPAQVVPPAPQQASYAVARWPAYISSGLNHQYQYQTHTFLGQSNMQGVIHNPNGMNIWSSQHQAQPAMRPSAIGFGAFTVAAAAEQGLVEGIAQQVGQSVANCVMDSSGGGGGGGGGSIFDVSSFLDFS